The genome window TCAAGCACGAGACCGGCAAGTCGTTCAAGCCGCTGCTGGACCAGATCCGTCTGGAGAATTCGAAGAATCTGCTGGCCTATACGGACCTGCCCTTGCAGCAGATCGCGATCTCGTCCGGATTCCTGGACGCGACGCATTTCGCCAAGCGGTTCAAGGCCTATACCCGGTTGACGCCGGCCCAGTTCCGCCGGCAGAAGCGCGACCACCAGGCCGCGCCCGATGCGGACGCGGCCTGAGTAGCGGCCGCTAGACCGCCAGGGCCGGCACCTCGAACGCCTCGACCCGCGGCGCCTCGCCTTCCCACTTGCGGATCTCCACCAGCGCCGACAGCGCGCTGGGCGCCTGCGCCAGGCGCGACGTGCCCGCGTCCAGGGTCAGCACATTGGGATTGCCGTGGCGCTCCAGCGCCGCGTCCAGGGGGTCGAACCATGCGCCGGTGGACATGATGGCCACGCCGGGCATCACGCCGTCCTGCACGGACACGGCCGCGATGCAGGCGCCGCGATCGTTGTAGACCTTGACCAGGTCGCCGTCCTGGATTCCGCGCGCCGCCGCATCCCCGGCCGCCATCCGCACCCGTTCGCGCCCGTGCACCTTGTTGGCGGTGGACACGATGCCGGCGTCCAGCTGCGAGTGCAGCTTGTCGCCCGGCTGCGAGGTGACCAGGTGCAGCGGGAAGCGCGCGGCCAGGTCGGCGCCCAGCCATTCGGCCGGCGGCACCCAGGCCGGATGGGGCGGGCAGTCGTCGTAGCCGAAGCCGGCGATGCGCTCGGAATAGATCTCGATGCGGCCCGATGGCGTCTTGAGCGGGTGGGCGGCGGGGTCGCGGCGGAAGTCCTCGAACAGCACGAACTCGCGCGTCGGCTCGGGCAGTTCCAGGTAGCCGGCGCGCCAGAAGTCCTCGAAGCCGGGCGCGTCGAACCCCGACTCGCGCCATCCCGCGGCCATGCCGTCGTAGATGTGGCGTATCCACTGGAACTCGTCGCGGCCGCCGGTGAAGGCCTGCTCGTAGCCGCCCATGGCCGCCAGCTCGCGGTAGATGTCGAAGTCGTTGCGGCTTTGCGCATGCGGCGCCAGGGCCTGGTGCATGGCCAGCACGAAGCGGTCGCGCGAGGAACCGCCGATGTCGTTGCGTTCGAGCGTGGTGGTGGCCGGCAGCACGATGTCGGCGCGGCGCGCAGTGGGCGTCCACCAGCTGTCGTGCACGACGATGGTCTGGGGCTTGTTCCAGGCGCGCACCAGGCGGTTCAGGTCCTGATGGTGATGGAAGGGATTGCCGCCCGCCCAGTAGATCATCTGGATGTCGGGATAGACGTCGCTGCGGCCGTTGAACTCGAAGGGCTCGCCCGGCTGCAGCAGCATGTCGGCGATGCGCGCCACGGGTATCGAACGCCCGATGGGGTTCGCGCCCGAGGACATCTCGGGCGAGGCGGCGGCCGGCCGTGGATTGCCGACGCCGTTCATGGAGCCGTGGCCGAAGGCGAAGCCGCCGCCGGGCAGGCCGATCTGGCCCAGAGCCGAAGCCAGCGCGATGGCCGCCCAATAGGGTTGCTCGCCGCGGTGCGCGCGCTGCAGGGACCAGGTGCAGGTCAGCATGGTGCGCGTGTCGGCGGCGCGTCGCGCCAGGGCGCGTATGTCGGCCGCCGGCACGCCGCACAGCTCTTGCGCCCATTCGGGGCTCTTGGCCTGGCCGTCGGTCTTGCCCAGGACGTAGTCGGCGAAACGGTCGAAGCCGGCGCAGTGGGTCTGCACGAAGTCGGCAGCATGCCGGTCCTCGGTCAGCAGCACGTGGACCATGGCCAGCATCAGGGCCGCGTCCGTGTTCGGGCGGATGGGAATCCAGCGCGCGTCGATGCCTTCCGGCACGTCGCCCCGCGTGGGACTGACGACCACGAACTCGACCCCCGCTTCCCGCGCGCGCGCCAGCCAGCGCGGCGCGGAATGCTCGCCGGCGCCGCCCGAGGTGATCTGGGTATTGCGCAGCGGTATCCCGCCGAAGGCCACGAACAGCCGGGTGTGCGCGGCCACGCTGTTCCAGTCGGTGACGCGTCCGGTTACCGGCGAATAGGTGCCGATGACGTGCGGCAGCAGGAACTGCGCCGCGCCCCAGCTGTAGTTGCCGGCCTGGTTGACGCAGCCGCCGCCCGCGTTCAGGAAGCGGTGGGTTTGCGTGCGCGCATGGTGCAGGCGGCCGGCCGACGACCAGCCGTAGGAGCCGCCGAAGATCGAGGCATCGCCATGCGTGGCGCGCACCCGCGCCAGCTCGTCGGCCACCAGTTTCAGGGCCACGTCCCATTCCACTTCCACGAAACGGTCGCTGCCGCGCGCTGCGCGGTCGGCCCGCTCGCGGTCGCGCAGCCAGCCTTCGCGCACGGCGGGACGGGCGATGCGCAGGGGCGAGTGGACCATGCCGGGCATGGATTGCAGGATGGGCGACGGCGCAGGATCGAGCGCGAACGGCTCGCAGGCCTGCAGGCGGCCGTCGGCGACGACCGCGGTGAAGGCGCCCCAGTGGGACAGGGACGGAAAGCGTTTGACGTCTACGGCCATGGCGGTCTCGGCAGGGATCAAGCGTAGTCCAACGGCAGCGCCGTCGTGTATTTCAGTTCTTCCATCGCGAAACTCGAGCTGACATCGAAGAGTTCCACGACCTGTATGAGTTTCTT of Pigmentiphaga sp. H8 contains these proteins:
- a CDS encoding molybdopterin guanine dinucleotide-containing S/N-oxide reductase; translated protein: MAVDVKRFPSLSHWGAFTAVVADGRLQACEPFALDPAPSPILQSMPGMVHSPLRIARPAVREGWLRDRERADRAARGSDRFVEVEWDVALKLVADELARVRATHGDASIFGGSYGWSSAGRLHHARTQTHRFLNAGGGCVNQAGNYSWGAAQFLLPHVIGTYSPVTGRVTDWNSVAAHTRLFVAFGGIPLRNTQITSGGAGEHSAPRWLARAREAGVEFVVVSPTRGDVPEGIDARWIPIRPNTDAALMLAMVHVLLTEDRHAADFVQTHCAGFDRFADYVLGKTDGQAKSPEWAQELCGVPAADIRALARRAADTRTMLTCTWSLQRAHRGEQPYWAAIALASALGQIGLPGGGFAFGHGSMNGVGNPRPAAASPEMSSGANPIGRSIPVARIADMLLQPGEPFEFNGRSDVYPDIQMIYWAGGNPFHHHQDLNRLVRAWNKPQTIVVHDSWWTPTARRADIVLPATTTLERNDIGGSSRDRFVLAMHQALAPHAQSRNDFDIYRELAAMGGYEQAFTGGRDEFQWIRHIYDGMAAGWRESGFDAPGFEDFWRAGYLELPEPTREFVLFEDFRRDPAAHPLKTPSGRIEIYSERIAGFGYDDCPPHPAWVPPAEWLGADLAARFPLHLVTSQPGDKLHSQLDAGIVSTANKVHGRERVRMAAGDAAARGIQDGDLVKVYNDRGACIAAVSVQDGVMPGVAIMSTGAWFDPLDAALERHGNPNVLTLDAGTSRLAQAPSALSALVEIRKWEGEAPRVEAFEVPALAV